The region TCCTTGCCGAGGGAGCCCTCCAGCACCTTGGCGGCGTGGACCAGAGCGGAGCCACCACCGGAGACGATGCCCTCCTCGACCGCGGCGCGGGTCGCGGAGATGGCGTCCTCCAGACGGTGCTTCTTCTCCTTGAGCTCGACCTCGGTGGCCGCACCCACGCGGATGACGCAGACGCCACCGGCGAGCTTGGCGAGGCGCTCCTGGAGCTTCTCGCGGTCCCAGTCCGAGTCGGTGGACTCGATCTCGGCCTTGATCTGCGCGACGCGACCGGTGACGTCCTCGGACTTGCCGCCACCGTCGACGATGGTGGTGTCGTCCTTGGTGACGGTCACGCGGCGGGCGGTGCCCAGCACGTCCAGACCGGCCTGGTCGAGCTTGAGGCCGACCTCCTCGGCGATGACGGTGGCACCGGTGAGGGTGGCGATGTCGCCGAGCATGGCCTTGCGGCGGTCACCGAAGCCGGGGGCCTTGACGGCCACGGCGTTGAAGGTGCCACGGATCTTGTTCACGACCAGGGTCGACAGGGCCTCGCCCTCGACGTCCTCGGCGATGATCAGCAGCGGCTTGGAGGCACCGGCCTGGATGACCTTCTCCAGCAGCGGCAGCAGGTCCTGGATCGAGGAGATCTTGCCCTGGTGGATCAGGATGTACGGGTCCTCGAGGACGGCCTCCATACGCTCCTGGTCGGTGACCATGTACGGCGACAGGTAGCCCTTGTCGAAGGCCATGCCCTCGGTGAAGTCCAGCTCCAGGCCGAAGGTGTTGGACTCCTCGACGGTGATGACACCGTCCTTGCCGACCTTGTCCATCGCCTCGGCGATGAGCTCGCCGACCTGCTTGTCCTGCGCGGACAGACCGGCCACGGCGGCGATGTCGGTCTTGTCGTCGATCGGACGGGCGGTCGCGAGGAGCTCGTCGGAGACGGCCTTGACCGCGGCGTCGATGCCCTTCTTCAGGGCGGCCGGGGAGGCACCCG is a window of Streptomyces caniferus DNA encoding:
- the groL gene encoding chaperonin GroEL (60 kDa chaperone family; promotes refolding of misfolded polypeptides especially under stressful conditions; forms two stacked rings of heptamers to form a barrel-shaped 14mer; ends can be capped by GroES; misfolded proteins enter the barrel where they are refolded when GroES binds); this encodes MAKILKFDEDARRALERGVNKLADTVKVTIGPKGRNVVIDKKFGAPTITNDGVTIAREVEVDDPYENLGAQLVKEVATKTNDIAGDGTTTATVLAQALVREGLRNVAAGASPAALKKGIDAAVKAVSDELLATARPIDDKTDIAAVAGLSAQDKQVGELIAEAMDKVGKDGVITVEESNTFGLELDFTEGMAFDKGYLSPYMVTDQERMEAVLEDPYILIHQGKISSIQDLLPLLEKVIQAGASKPLLIIAEDVEGEALSTLVVNKIRGTFNAVAVKAPGFGDRRKAMLGDIATLTGATVIAEEVGLKLDQAGLDVLGTARRVTVTKDDTTIVDGGGKSEDVTGRVAQIKAEIESTDSDWDREKLQERLAKLAGGVCVIRVGAATEVELKEKKHRLEDAISATRAAVEEGIVSGGGSALVHAAKVLEGSLGKEGDEATGVAVVRRAAVEPLRWIAENAGLEGYVITSKVAELDKGNGFNAATGEYGDLVKAGVIDPVKVTRSALENAASIASLLLTTETLVVEKPAEEDAAEAGHGHGHAH